From the genome of Tsukamurella pulmonis:
CCGAGGTGCTGCTGCTCGACGCCGACGAGGCCGAGGCCTTCTCCGCGGCCACGGCGCGGGCCGGGGGCACCACCTACGCGGGGCTGCTGACGGCGCTGGCGATGGCGACCCACGCGGCCGGTGGTTCGGACCTGCTGCCGCTGACCTTCCCCGCGCACACCCGCTACGACGAGCGCTACGCACGTGCCCTGGGCTGGTTCGTCACCAGCGCCCCGATCACCGTCTCGGTGCACGACGACGGCCGGCCGGCCGATCCGTGCACGCTCTTCGAACGCAGCGTGGCGCTCACGCAGCAGGAGTTGCGGCGCGCCCGCGACCGGGCCGACGTGCCGCTCGGCCAGGTGATCGCGGCGACCACCGGCGGATACCGGCCCCGGCGCCAGGACGTGTTCATGGCCTCGTACCTGGACTACCGTCGGATCACCCAGGGCGACAGCGGGTTCGGTACGAACCGCACGCACGTCTCCAACATCACCCGGTGCGACGACGTCCAACTGTGGTTCTCCCGCACGCACGACGGCGTCTCGGTGCGCACCCGCCACCCCGACACCCCGCAGGCGCACCGCACGATGCGCACCGTCCTGCAGTCCCTGCGCTCCACCGTGGCCGTCGTCGCCGTCCCCCAGAAGTGGGCCGCGTGACGGTGGCCGGCCGGGCACCCGGCGACTGGGGCACGTACGTCGCGCTGGGCGATTCGCGCGCGGCGGCCCCCACGTGGTTGAGCCTGCTGCGCCGTGCCGACGGCCGCAGCGGCCGCGGCTACCCGCACGAGCTCGCGGCGCTGCTGCGCCCGGCCCTGTTCGAGGACCGCTCGTGCGTCGGCGCCACCACCGAGAACCTGCACCGTCGCGGCCAGGTGCGCTATCAGGGGCTGCGCCGGGTGGTGCTGCCGCCCCAGGCCGACGCGCTGAGCGTGGAGACCGATCTGGTCACGCTCTCCATCGGCGGCAACGACATCCGCTGGCACTCGCTGATCGGCGGCGCCTTCTCCCACCGCCCCGGTGCCGCGGCGCGGTTCCGCAGCGACACCGACCGCGCGCGCCGCATCGACGCCGCGCTCACGGGCCTCGGGGCGCACCTCGCGGTGGCCCTCGCCGACGTCCGC
Proteins encoded in this window:
- a CDS encoding SGNH/GDSL hydrolase family protein; its protein translation is MTVAGRAPGDWGTYVALGDSRAAAPTWLSLLRRADGRSGRGYPHELAALLRPALFEDRSCVGATTENLHRRGQVRYQGLRRVVLPPQADALSVETDLVTLSIGGNDIRWHSLIGGAFSHRPGAAARFRSDTDRARRIDAALTGLGAHLAVALADVRGRAPDATVLLVGHGGYYPLPDADVPLCAASGSELALHTAAEFFEALEDVYRTACDRTGVTFVSVLDITRGHDGAAPRSERWFEGDSLVSLTPPRHPTALGSAALAAHLAATLAPEAVRP